DNA from Candidatus Scalindua japonica:
GGGCAAAAATGTTTGTAAAAGATGTAATGAGTATAGATGTCATAACTATACGTAAAAATGAAAACTTGATCCAGCTTATAGCCAAATTTCGAAAGTATAATTTCCATACTCTACCTGTCATTGACAATGAGAAAAAAGTTTTAGGGGTTGTCAGTTCAGAGGACATTATGAAGGTATGCCTTCCTCATAATCCTGTGCTGGATAAATTACTCAAATCTACGCATCTATACAATACAGAGGAAGAAGATATATTAGAAATGGACCTTCCTGAGGAGCTGGGAACTACGGTAACGGTTTCGGACATAATGAATGTCAATGTGGTAACTATTGAAGATAGTGAAACAATAGCCGATGCAAGAAAACTGATGAAGCTCCACAATATCCAGAGAGTACCAGCAGTAACAAGAGGCAGGGAACTTGTAGGGTTTATCACCCTCTTTGATATAATAATTGCGCTTTTCAAGGAAAGGAACATTATTGAATGAATACAATCCTCTGCCTGGGAATTGTGCTGGTTGGAGCACTTGTGGCAGAAAAGATTATCAGCTATCTTAAAATCCCAGCCATAACGTCATATATACTCCTTGGTATTCTCCTTGGCCCCTTTGCCTTAAATGTGACCGGTGAAGGCCTGATCGCATCTTCTGAACTCTTTTC
Protein-coding regions in this window:
- a CDS encoding HPP family protein produces the protein MFVKDVMSIDVITIRKNENLIQLIAKFRKYNFHTLPVIDNEKKVLGVVSSEDIMKVCLPHNPVLDKLLKSTHLYNTEEEDILEMDLPEELGTTVTVSDIMNVNVVTIEDSETIADARKLMKLHNIQRVPAVTRGRELVGFITLFDIIIALFKERNIIE